The Winogradskyella schleiferi genome contains the following window.
TAACCTTATCTTTAAATTTGAATTACTGCAATTTGAAACGGTTGATAGTGACAATGACGGGATACCATCTTATATTGAAGATTTAGATGGAGACTCAGAAGTTGAAGATGAAGATACAGATGAAGATTCATTATTTAATTTTATTGATAATAATGATGATGGAGATGATGTCTTTACGATTGACGAATTGATTCCAAACACCTATATAATTAATACAAATATTGGTGAAGTAGAACCTACACTCGCTGCTAATGAATTTGAAAGAAGTAGAACTGAAACTGATGGTGTTATCACTCTTAAAACAGTAACTATTGCAGATTCTAACAATGATGGCTTGCCTGATTATTTAGACGAAACCATTGAAATTAATTATAATATAACCAGTAATTAATTATTGATTTAAGAATTTAAACTAAGAAAGCCGCTCAATTAATTGAGCGGCTTTGTTGTTTTTATATTATAAAAATTACAATCCTATTGACAAACTTAGGATCAATTGATCTGGTCTGGTATCAATTCTGCTCTCACCTACGGTCACCAAATTGGTGTTAATAAATGTAGCTTCATTGTCACTAAAACCTCTCTCATACCTAAGGTCGATTCCGATCTTTCTGAAGTTAATTCCGACTCCAAAATTTAGTCCTATAGAAAAATCGTCTTTAACATTGTCAATAGTGATACCGTCAAATTCTGTATCTAGTATATATTGAAATGAAGGTCCTGCAAAAACACTCAAAGGACCAATGACCCTTAGACCAACTAATACTGGCGCATCAATTTTCTTAACTGAAAATTCATTGCTGCTGTAGTCACTTTTTGTAGCTGT
Protein-coding sequences here:
- a CDS encoding porin family protein; this encodes MKNLKKSVALTLILAFIGFSINAQTKSSFGFKGGLNYSANGDYIESTNVNAKNPDRNIGYHVGVFGKIGDKLYLRPELIYTATKSDYSSNEFSVKKIDAPVLVGLRVIGPLSVFAGPSFQYILDTEFDGITIDNVKDDFSIGLNFGVGINFRKIGIDLRYERGFSDNEATFINTNLVTVGESRIDTRPDQLILSLSIGL